GATGTGGCCGAGCCGGAAACGGCAGTCCGTTTCATGAGCACTATCGAGTCACAACTGGGCGGTCTGGACGTTTTTGTCAGCAATGCTGGGATCTGCCCGTTCCACGCTTTTCTCGACCTTCCGCCAGACGTGTTGAAGAAGACGATCGGCGTTAATCTGCTTGGGGCTTATTTCATGGTGCAGGCGGCGGCCAATCAGATGGTCCGACAGGGGCGCGGTGGGGCGATCATTGCGGTGTCGTCCATCTCGGCTCTGGTTGGAGGGGAATTCCAGACACATTACACGCCCACCAAAGCCGGCGTTCACTCGCTGATGCAGTCAACAGCCATTGCTCTGGGGCCACATAACATTCGCTGCAACTCAGTGTTGCCCGGTACCATCAGGACGCCAATCAATCAGGAGGATCTCGCCGACGAGGGGAAGGCCAGCGCAATGATCGCGCGTATTCCTCTCGGCAGGCTGGGCGAGCCGGAAGATCTGGCGGGGCCAATCGTCTTTCTGGGCTCGTCGCTTGCCAGCTATGTCACGGGTGCCGCCCTGCTGGTCGATGGCGGCTGCTTTGTAAATCTCCAATAGGTTACGGCGGCGTTCCGTCGCCGCAGGGTGTTACAATCGAACGCTGCAAGTCGGGAGCGATTCGCAATTGCCCTGTTGGCGTTTTGGGGGTTGCCGTGGCACATGATGCGCCATGTCCGATGGCACCCCTCTTCATAGCAGTTCGCTCTACCACCTCCTCTCGATTGCCGGTGCGGCGTGGTGGTCCAAGGGACTGGCTGTCATCATCGGCACATTCATCCTCGAGGATGCCACGACCATGATTGCGGCCATGGCGGTGGATGATGGCCGTCTCAGCGTCGCGCTGGCGCTTGTCTCCCTCTATATCGGCGTGGCTGTGGGCGATCTCGGGCTCTATGGCCTGGGTGCTGTGGGCGCCAAATGGCCCCCTGCCCGGCGCTGGCTGACTATGCCGCGTCATGACAAGGGGCGCAGCTGGTTTCACCGCAACGTCGTACGCACCGTCGTGATAAGCCGTTTCATCCCCGGGGCCCGCCTGCCGCTCTATACGGCTTGCGGGTTTTTCCGGGCACCCTTCGGCGCGTTTGCGGCCAGCGCGGTAGTCGCTACATTGATCTGGACCTCGCTCCTTTTCAGCGTGTCGTTGCATGTGGGTGGCTGGATGTCGGTCCATATGGCGAGCTGGCGCTGGTTTGGCATCGCGGGGTTCATACTGACCATCCTTTTCGTCGGGCGCCTGATCGCCCGGTTCCAGACTTTCAGTGACTGAGTGGCAGATGCTTCAGACGACACACGGATTGCCCGACTCTCTCGATCGCGATGACACCGGCATGGACGCAGAGACCACAACCCGACAGGGAGAAACAAAGAAGGAGCCGCATCCACTCTCGTTGTTCGAGTTCTGGCCCGGGTCGATCTTCTATACGCCGATCGTTCTGTACTGGATCGGTCTCGGCCTGCGTTATGGCGATTTCAGCGTACCCAGTGCGGCGAACCCCCTGATCGAAACTGGCGGGCTGTGTGGCGAAAGCAAGAGCGGTATCCTCGATCTGGCCGGTCCGGTCGCTACACGCTGGATCGCGCCCTATGTCACGCAGATGCTGCGCAAGGGACGCCGCAAGGACGATGCGCGTGACTTGGTCGCCGCCATGAGGACGAAGGGCATCGATTTTCCAGCCGTGATCAAGCCGGATATCGGGTGCAACGGAACCGGGGTAAAGCTCGTCCGGAGTGAGGACGCGCTGCTCGGGGTGCTCGATACGTTTCCTTCTAATGTGCGTATCATGGCGCAGGCACTCGCCACCGGGCCTGTCGAGGCTGGACTGTTCTATATCCGTGAGCCGGGCGCTTCCTCAGGGCGCATCACCTCGATTACCTACAAGGAGGCGCCGATCCTTGAGGGAGACGGAGTTGCAACCATACGCGAGCTCATTGCGCGCGATACGCGAACCAATCTGCTGCCCGACATCTATCTGCCGCGCCTCAAGGATCGTCTCGACACGGTTCCCGCCAAGGGGGAACCGGTGCAGCTTGTCTTTACCGGCAACCACTGCAAGGGCTCTATCTTCCGCAACGGTTGTGCCGATGCCACTCCCGCGCTCACACGTCGCCTTGACGAGATTATCGGCGATATCCGCGAATTCCATTTCGGTCGTATCGACGTCAAGGCGGCCTCGATCGAGGCTTTGCGACGCGGTGAGGATTTCGAGATCATCGAACTCAACGGCGTCGGATCCGAGGCCACACATATATGGGATTCACGCACGACGCTGTGGGAGGCGTATCGCGCGCAATTCTATCACTATCGCATGGCGTTTCGTGTCGGGGCGATGAACAGGGCACGAGGCTGGAAAACCTGTGGGGCCTATACGATGCTGCGCTACTGGCGCAAGCAAAGACGCCTTCTCGCACTCTACCCCCTCAACGACTGAGGGTATTCGACAGTATCGGACGCAGATTGATGGCTGTCGTCCCGAGCGCCAGCTTCAGCTAGATAGCGTTTTGCTGAAACCGCCCTGGTTGGCAGGCCGGACGATTTTTGCGGGTGCTATGGATACGTACACAAGCCTGCGCGCGGTGCCTCAGCCCCCCCTGCCCGCCTTGTTGGATCACCCCCATTCAGGGGCGATGCGGCCTACTGGAGGCCGGACCCGAAGATATAGTTGCTGACCTGCTGCTCAAGCGATGTGGGCGCCTGGGTGTTGGTGATGGTACCATCTGAGGGCAAACGCTCACGGGACTTGCCAGGCTCGATGGCCAGAGCATTTTCCGAGGTCATCGTCGGGGCCGCGATCGTCAGGATCGTGTCTGAAGGCAGCGACAGATGGCGGTCGATGGAGAAATCGACCTGCGCCATCTGTGTGGCCGGGTCGAGGCTGATTTTCTGGACCGTGCCGACACGGACGCCTGCCAGCACGACGGCAGCGCCTGCGTCCAGCCCATTGGCAGAAACGAAGTGGGCATGAAGCTTCTGGGTGTCTCCTGACGGGCCATGCCGCTGTGCCACGGCAAAGACAGCAAAGCCTGCCGCGATAGCCAGCACCATTGTGCTGGCCAGAATCGCGCCGCCCCGGTTTTTTGCTGCCATATCTGCGTCACCTGCCTGTTATATCAGCGGAACTCTTCGCCCGAGTTGCGGTGACGGTCAAGCGCGGGCTTGCGATCCGTGCCGCAGTAAGGCAGGAGATGGAAACATTTATTTCATACTGAGCTGACATGACGCTGCTTCAAGCACTGGTTCTGGCCATCGTCCAGGGACTGACCGAACTCTTCCCCGTGAGCAG
The sequence above is drawn from the Asaia bogorensis NBRC 16594 genome and encodes:
- a CDS encoding SDR family NAD(P)-dependent oxidoreductase, yielding MLLEGKVLAITGGASGIGKAAALEAARQGADVAITDIVAPETVRSLLDEIEVTGRRALYLQGDVAEPETAVRFMSTIESQLGGLDVFVSNAGICPFHAFLDLPPDVLKKTIGVNLLGAYFMVQAAANQMVRQGRGGAIIAVSSISALVGGEFQTHYTPTKAGVHSLMQSTAIALGPHNIRCNSVLPGTIRTPINQEDLADEGKASAMIARIPLGRLGEPEDLAGPIVFLGSSLASYVTGAALLVDGGCFVNLQ
- a CDS encoding DedA family protein, which translates into the protein MSDGTPLHSSSLYHLLSIAGAAWWSKGLAVIIGTFILEDATTMIAAMAVDDGRLSVALALVSLYIGVAVGDLGLYGLGAVGAKWPPARRWLTMPRHDKGRSWFHRNVVRTVVISRFIPGARLPLYTACGFFRAPFGAFAASAVVATLIWTSLLFSVSLHVGGWMSVHMASWRWFGIAGFILTILFVGRLIARFQTFSD
- a CDS encoding MlaD family protein, with the translated sequence MAAKNRGGAILASTMVLAIAAGFAVFAVAQRHGPSGDTQKLHAHFVSANGLDAGAAVVLAGVRVGTVQKISLDPATQMAQVDFSIDRHLSLPSDTILTIAAPTMTSENALAIEPGKSRERLPSDGTITNTQAPTSLEQQVSNYIFGSGLQ